One window of Erwinia aphidicola genomic DNA carries:
- a CDS encoding YoaH family protein, translating into MFTGLPALSYEEQQQAVERIQELMANGMSSGEAIGMVAAEIRENHTGGHVPVMFDEDEEDYMGDNNHDEEEDEEE; encoded by the coding sequence ATGTTTACAGGATTACCCGCGCTGTCGTACGAAGAGCAGCAACAGGCCGTAGAACGCATTCAGGAACTGATGGCAAATGGCATGAGCAGTGGCGAGGCCATTGGCATGGTGGCGGCTGAAATTCGTGAGAATCACACGGGCGGACATGTCCCGGTAATGTTTGACGAAGATGAAGAAGACTACATGGGCGATAACAACCACGACGAAGAAGAAGACGAAGAAGAGTAA
- a CDS encoding L-serine ammonia-lyase, with the protein MISVFDMFKIGIGPSSSHTVGPMKAGKLFVDDLVNNRQLSSVTRIAVDVYGSLSLTGKGHHTDIAIIMGLSGASPETVDIDAIPGFIRDVEQRQRLLLANGAHEVDFPREGGMVFRSDNLSLHENGMSIHAFAGDLKIYSKTYYSVGGGFIVDEESFGKTVLNEVSVPYPFNSAKEMLEHCHQTGLSLSGMIMKNELAVHSRADIERYFADIWQTMRDCIDRGLNTEGVLPGPLRVPRRASALRRLLTSSDKLSSDPMNVIDWVNMFALAVNEENAAGGRVVTAPTNGACGIVPAVLAYYDRFIESVSPDIFIRYFMASGAIGILYKMNASISGAEVGCQGEVGVACSMAAAGLAELLGASPEQVCVAAEIGMEHNLGLTCDPVAGQVQVPCIERNAIASVKAINSARMAMRRTSEARVSLDKVIETMYETGKDMNAKYRETSRGGLAIKVQCD; encoded by the coding sequence GTGATTAGCGTTTTCGACATGTTTAAGATCGGCATTGGCCCGTCCAGTTCTCATACTGTCGGCCCGATGAAAGCCGGCAAACTGTTTGTCGACGATCTGGTAAATAACCGCCAGCTCTCTTCCGTGACGCGCATCGCCGTCGATGTGTATGGCTCCCTGTCGCTGACCGGCAAAGGGCACCACACTGATATCGCCATCATTATGGGGCTATCCGGGGCTTCCCCTGAAACGGTCGACATTGATGCTATTCCCGGCTTCATCCGCGACGTGGAGCAGCGCCAACGCCTACTGCTGGCTAACGGCGCACACGAAGTCGACTTCCCGCGTGAGGGCGGCATGGTGTTCCGCAGTGATAATCTGTCGCTGCATGAGAACGGCATGAGCATTCACGCCTTTGCTGGCGACCTGAAAATTTACAGCAAAACCTACTACTCCGTCGGCGGTGGTTTTATTGTCGATGAAGAGAGTTTCGGTAAAACCGTGCTGAACGAAGTGTCGGTCCCCTACCCGTTCAACTCCGCGAAAGAGATGCTGGAGCACTGCCATCAGACCGGCCTCTCCCTGTCCGGCATGATCATGAAGAACGAACTGGCCGTGCACAGCCGTGCCGACATTGAGCGTTACTTTGCCGATATCTGGCAGACCATGCGTGACTGTATCGATCGCGGCCTGAATACCGAAGGCGTACTGCCAGGCCCGCTGCGCGTTCCGCGCCGTGCTTCCGCGCTGCGCCGGCTGCTGACCTCTTCCGATAAGCTGTCCAGCGACCCGATGAACGTTATCGACTGGGTCAACATGTTCGCGCTGGCGGTGAATGAAGAGAATGCTGCCGGTGGCCGCGTCGTGACAGCGCCAACCAACGGCGCCTGCGGCATCGTGCCTGCGGTGCTGGCGTATTACGATCGCTTTATCGAATCGGTTAGCCCTGACATCTTTATCCGCTACTTTATGGCCTCCGGCGCTATCGGCATCCTGTATAAAATGAATGCGTCAATCTCTGGCGCTGAAGTGGGTTGCCAGGGCGAAGTTGGCGTCGCCTGCTCAATGGCCGCAGCGGGTCTCGCCGAGCTACTGGGTGCCAGCCCGGAACAGGTCTGCGTTGCTGCCGAAATCGGTATGGAGCATAACCTTGGACTGACCTGCGACCCGGTGGCAGGTCAGGTGCAGGTGCCGTGCATTGAGCGTAATGCCATTGCTTCGGTGAAAGCGATCAACTCGGCGCGCATGGCGATGCGCCGTACCAGCGAAGCGCGCGTCTCGCTGGATAAAGTGATTGAAACTATGTACGAGACCGGCAAAGACATGAATGCCAAATATCGTGAAACATCACGCGGCGGGCTGGCGATAAAAGTCCAGTGTGATTAA
- a CDS encoding Slp family lipoprotein has product MRKPSIWQLSGLLLVSLLLSGCVTVPDSVKGSSPTPQQDLVRVLSAPELFVGQESRFGGKVIKVDNRNGMTRLEIAAMRLDDGARPILGSASIGRIFADVNGFLDPVDFNNQMVTVVGPIKGTEKGKIGEAQYSFVVVSVTGYQRWHMSQQIVTPPQPIDPWIWYGPGNGRHRGGYWGPAPWGYYNTGPAQVQTILTE; this is encoded by the coding sequence ATGCGTAAACCGAGTATCTGGCAGTTAAGTGGTTTGTTATTGGTGTCGCTGTTGCTCAGCGGCTGTGTCACCGTGCCGGATTCAGTTAAAGGCTCCTCGCCCACGCCCCAGCAGGATCTGGTGCGGGTGTTAAGTGCGCCAGAACTGTTTGTTGGTCAGGAGTCGCGCTTTGGCGGGAAAGTCATCAAAGTCGACAACCGCAATGGTATGACGCGGCTGGAGATTGCCGCCATGCGCCTTGATGACGGGGCGCGCCCAATTCTTGGCAGCGCCTCTATTGGCCGTATCTTTGCTGACGTGAACGGTTTCCTCGATCCGGTGGATTTCAATAACCAGATGGTCACCGTGGTCGGGCCGATCAAGGGCACTGAGAAAGGCAAGATTGGCGAGGCGCAGTATAGCTTCGTGGTGGTGAGTGTGACCGGCTATCAGCGCTGGCATATGAGCCAGCAGATCGTTACGCCGCCGCAGCCTATCGACCCGTGGATCTGGTATGGCCCCGGCAACGGCCGCCATCGCGGAGGTTACTGGGGCCCGGCCCCGTGGGGTTACTACAACACCGGCCCGGCGCAGGTGCAGACCATTCTCACCGAGTAG
- the minE gene encoding cell division topological specificity factor MinE codes for MALLDFFLSRKKSTANIAKERLQIIVAERRRGDSEPHYLPQLKRDILEVICKYVKIDPEMLSVKLDQKDDDISILELNVTLPETEAEAEDTPK; via the coding sequence ATGGCCTTACTCGATTTCTTTTTATCCCGTAAAAAGAGCACAGCCAATATAGCCAAGGAGCGGCTGCAGATTATTGTGGCGGAACGCAGAAGGGGCGACAGTGAGCCCCACTATCTGCCACAGCTGAAAAGGGACATTTTGGAAGTGATCTGCAAATACGTGAAAATTGATCCAGAGATGCTGAGCGTCAAGCTGGATCAAAAGGATGATGACATCTCTATTCTTGAGTTGAACGTCACCCTGCCAGAGACAGAAGCGGAAGCGGAAGACACACCGAAATGA
- the fadD gene encoding long-chain-fatty-acid--CoA ligase FadD yields the protein MHKVWLNRYPADVPADINPDRYRSLIELFEHAALRYAEQTAFINMGQSMSFRQLDARSRAFAAYLQQGLGLKKGDRVALMMPNLLQYPIALFGILRAGMIVVNVNPLYTPRELEHQLNDSGASAIVIVSNFAHTLEKVVAKTQVKHVILTRLGDQLSPAKGTLVNFVVKYIKKMVPKYYLPGAISFRQALHSGAQLEYVKPEIINDDLAFLQYTGGTTGVAKGAMLTHRNMQANLEQTKATYGSLLKAGEHTVVTALPLYHIFALTVNCLLFIELGGANLLITNPRDIPGLVKELAKYPFTAITGVNTLFNALLNDAAFNQLDFSTLSLSAGGGMAVQKAVAERWEKLTGHYLLEGYGLTECSPLVSVNPYDITCHNGSIGLPVPSTDIMLVDEAGNEVPEGEPGELCIKGPQVMLGYWQRPDATDEVLKNGWLRSGDIVTVDHEGFLRIVDRKKDMILVSGFNVYPNEIEDVLMLHPKVREAAAIGVPNDVAGEMVKICVVKKDPSLTKDELLAHCKKHLTGYKIPKIVEFRDELPKTNVGKILRRELREEAIKTAQPTG from the coding sequence TTGCATAAGGTTTGGCTAAACCGCTACCCCGCTGATGTACCTGCTGATATTAACCCCGATCGCTACCGGTCGCTGATCGAACTGTTTGAGCACGCGGCGCTGCGTTACGCTGAGCAAACGGCATTTATCAATATGGGGCAGAGCATGTCCTTCCGTCAGCTGGATGCGCGCAGCCGCGCATTTGCCGCCTATCTGCAACAGGGGTTGGGGCTGAAAAAGGGCGACCGCGTAGCGCTGATGATGCCAAACCTGCTGCAGTACCCGATTGCCCTGTTCGGCATCCTGCGTGCCGGCATGATTGTGGTGAACGTTAACCCGCTGTATACCCCACGAGAGCTGGAACATCAGCTGAATGACAGCGGTGCCAGTGCGATTGTGATTGTCTCCAACTTTGCCCACACGCTGGAAAAAGTGGTGGCGAAAACCCAGGTTAAGCACGTGATCCTGACGCGCCTTGGCGACCAGCTCTCCCCGGCCAAGGGTACGCTGGTCAATTTCGTCGTCAAATACATCAAAAAAATGGTGCCGAAATATTATCTCCCCGGAGCGATTTCGTTCCGTCAGGCGCTGCACAGCGGGGCACAGCTGGAGTATGTTAAGCCGGAGATTATCAATGACGATCTCGCTTTCCTGCAATATACCGGCGGCACTACCGGTGTCGCTAAGGGCGCCATGCTGACGCACCGCAACATGCAGGCTAACCTTGAGCAGACCAAAGCGACTTATGGCTCGTTGCTTAAGGCGGGTGAACATACCGTGGTCACCGCGCTACCGCTGTACCATATTTTCGCGCTGACGGTGAACTGCCTGCTGTTTATCGAGCTGGGCGGCGCTAACCTGCTGATCACCAACCCACGTGATATTCCGGGCCTGGTAAAAGAGCTAGCGAAATATCCCTTTACCGCGATCACCGGCGTTAACACGCTATTTAACGCGTTGCTTAACGATGCCGCGTTCAACCAGCTCGATTTCTCAACGCTGAGTTTATCCGCCGGTGGCGGCATGGCGGTGCAGAAGGCGGTGGCCGAGCGCTGGGAGAAGCTGACCGGCCATTATCTGCTGGAAGGTTACGGCCTGACAGAATGCTCCCCGCTGGTGTCGGTCAACCCGTATGACATTACCTGCCATAACGGCAGCATTGGTTTACCGGTGCCCTCTACCGATATCATGCTGGTGGACGAAGCCGGGAATGAAGTGCCGGAAGGTGAACCGGGCGAACTCTGTATTAAAGGCCCGCAGGTGATGCTGGGATACTGGCAGCGCCCTGATGCAACCGATGAAGTTTTAAAAAATGGATGGCTTCGCAGCGGTGATATTGTTACCGTTGACCACGAAGGTTTCCTGCGTATTGTCGATCGTAAAAAAGATATGATTCTGGTTTCCGGTTTCAACGTTTATCCTAATGAGATCGAGGATGTGCTGATGCTGCACCCAAAAGTGCGCGAAGCAGCCGCCATTGGCGTGCCGAATGATGTCGCGGGTGAGATGGTGAAAATCTGCGTGGTGAAGAAGGATCCGTCACTGACGAAAGATGAACTGCTGGCTCACTGCAAGAAGCATCTGACAGGATATAAAATTCCTAAAATTGTTGAGTTCCGTGATGAGCTGCCGAAGACCAACGTCGGCAAAATACTGCGTCGCGAACTGCGCGAGGAAGCCATCAAGACGGCCCAGCCCACAGGCTGA
- the rnd gene encoding ribonuclease D: MITTNEALAEVCLRARQVPALALDTEFVRTRTYYPRLGLIQLFDGETISLIDPLPITDWTPFRDLLVDAQCIKFLHAGSEDLEVFHHEFGVLPQPMIDTQILAAFSGRPLSCGFATIVESFTGIALDKSESRTDWIARPLTEKQCQYAAADVFYLLPIAHKLMAETEAAGQMDAALDECQLLCKRRTTLLDPQDAWREITNAWQLRPRQLAALRLLAAWRLELAREKDMAVNFVVREENLWKVARFMPGSLGELDHLGLAGQEIRFHGKALVAMVAQANTLSEAELPQPLPNLVDYPNYKQVFKGLKALVAEAAEQHGVSQELLASRRQINQLLSWYWKLKPQTTKPELVDGWRGKLLEKGINELLAAY, encoded by the coding sequence ATGATCACCACCAATGAGGCGCTGGCCGAGGTCTGCCTGCGCGCCCGTCAGGTTCCTGCGCTGGCGCTGGATACTGAATTCGTCCGTACCCGTACTTACTACCCGCGTCTCGGTTTAATCCAGCTGTTCGACGGAGAGACTATTTCACTGATCGACCCGCTGCCGATCACCGACTGGACACCGTTCCGCGATCTGTTGGTCGATGCACAGTGCATCAAATTCCTGCATGCCGGGAGTGAAGACCTCGAAGTATTCCATCACGAGTTTGGCGTGCTGCCGCAGCCGATGATCGATACGCAGATCCTCGCTGCCTTTAGCGGCCGCCCGCTGTCGTGCGGCTTCGCGACGATCGTTGAGTCCTTTACCGGCATTGCGCTGGATAAAAGCGAGTCACGTACTGACTGGATAGCGCGCCCGCTAACCGAAAAACAGTGCCAGTACGCCGCTGCTGACGTGTTCTATCTGCTGCCGATTGCGCATAAGCTGATGGCAGAGACCGAAGCAGCAGGGCAGATGGACGCGGCGCTGGATGAGTGCCAGCTGCTGTGCAAGCGCCGCACTACGCTGCTTGACCCGCAGGATGCCTGGCGTGAAATCACCAATGCCTGGCAGCTGCGCCCACGTCAGCTGGCCGCGCTGCGCCTGTTGGCTGCCTGGCGGCTTGAGCTGGCACGGGAGAAAGATATGGCGGTTAACTTTGTGGTACGCGAAGAGAACCTGTGGAAGGTCGCCCGCTTTATGCCGGGTTCGCTGGGCGAGCTGGACCATCTGGGGCTGGCCGGGCAGGAGATCCGTTTCCACGGCAAAGCGCTGGTAGCGATGGTGGCGCAGGCCAATACACTGAGCGAAGCAGAGCTACCGCAGCCGTTGCCGAATCTGGTTGACTATCCGAACTACAAGCAGGTTTTCAAAGGGTTAAAAGCCCTGGTGGCGGAGGCGGCGGAACAGCATGGCGTCAGTCAGGAACTGCTGGCATCGCGCCGTCAGATCAATCAGCTGCTGAGCTGGTACTGGAAATTGAAACCACAAACGACTAAGCCGGAGCTGGTGGATGGCTGGCGTGGGAAACTGCTGGAAAAGGGTATCAACGAACTGCTCGCGGCGTACTAA
- the tsaB gene encoding tRNA (adenosine(37)-N6)-threonylcarbamoyltransferase complex dimerization subunit type 1 TsaB has protein sequence MSTRILAIDTATEACSVALLNHGQTLAHFELCAREHTQRILPLVQQILRESGVALSELDALAFGRGPGSFTGVRIGIGIAQGLSLGASLPLIGVSTLQTMAQSAWRLHGASRVLAAIDARMGEVYWAEYQRDEQGVWHGEQSEAVLKPEAAAARMAKLSGEWACVGTGWQAWPQLAENSPLSLTVTDVTLPRAEDMLPLAGQALAAGQTVAPEHAEPTYLRNEVAWKKLPGRE, from the coding sequence ATGTCCACGCGAATTTTAGCTATTGATACGGCGACAGAAGCCTGTTCGGTTGCGTTGCTGAACCACGGTCAGACGTTAGCCCATTTTGAACTCTGCGCGCGTGAACATACGCAACGCATTCTGCCGCTGGTGCAGCAGATCCTGCGCGAGAGCGGGGTGGCATTAAGCGAACTGGATGCGCTGGCATTCGGGCGTGGCCCCGGCAGCTTTACGGGCGTGCGCATTGGCATTGGCATCGCTCAGGGATTATCGCTGGGTGCCAGCCTGCCGCTGATTGGCGTTTCCACCTTGCAAACCATGGCGCAGAGCGCATGGCGTCTGCATGGGGCTTCCCGCGTGCTGGCCGCGATTGATGCACGCATGGGCGAAGTTTACTGGGCAGAATATCAGCGCGATGAGCAGGGCGTCTGGCACGGTGAGCAGAGCGAAGCGGTGCTGAAACCGGAAGCCGCCGCGGCACGTATGGCAAAGCTGAGTGGTGAATGGGCCTGCGTGGGTACCGGCTGGCAGGCCTGGCCGCAGCTGGCAGAAAACAGCCCGCTGAGCTTAACCGTTACTGATGTGACGCTACCGCGCGCAGAAGATATGTTGCCGCTGGCCGGGCAGGCGCTGGCCGCCGGGCAGACCGTGGCCCCGGAACACGCAGAGCCGACTTACCTGCGTAATGAAGTGGCGTGGAAAAAATTACCGGGTCGCGAGTAG
- a CDS encoding CoA pyrophosphatase: MTHDNPVLERFLARFILQPPAAGQQNLPRRQAAVLVPIVAHASPTLLLTRRAATLRKHAGQVAFPGGTMDSSDASLVATALREAAEEVAIPPAAVSVVGILPAVTSSTGFQVTPVVGLLPPGLEWQANEGEVESVFEMPLEEALRLSRYSALDVHRGGQSHRVWLSWFDDYFIWGMTAGIIRQLSLQVAKPA, translated from the coding sequence ATGACGCATGACAACCCGGTGCTGGAGCGCTTTCTGGCGCGTTTTATTCTGCAACCGCCCGCTGCCGGGCAGCAGAATTTACCGCGTCGGCAGGCCGCCGTGCTGGTGCCGATCGTCGCTCATGCCAGCCCAACCTTACTGCTGACCCGCCGTGCCGCCACGCTGCGTAAACATGCCGGGCAGGTGGCGTTTCCCGGCGGCACGATGGACAGCAGCGATGCCTCCCTGGTGGCCACCGCCCTGCGTGAAGCCGCTGAAGAGGTCGCGATCCCGCCGGCGGCGGTCAGCGTGGTCGGCATTCTGCCTGCGGTCACCAGCAGCACCGGGTTCCAGGTTACGCCGGTCGTCGGCCTGCTGCCGCCGGGTCTGGAGTGGCAGGCCAACGAGGGCGAAGTGGAATCGGTGTTTGAGATGCCGCTGGAAGAAGCGCTGCGTCTGAGCCGCTACTCCGCGCTGGATGTGCACCGTGGCGGGCAGTCACACCGCGTCTGGCTATCGTGGTTTGATGACTACTTTATCTGGGGAATGACCGCCGGGATTATTCGTCAGCTTAGCCTTCAGGTAGCTAAACCGGCCTGA
- a CDS encoding RidA family protein: protein MTIERIDPEHRMSEAVIHNDTVYYTSVPENLDEDAEAQTANALAVIDKLLTRVGSDKSKILDATIFLVHKEDFAAMNRAWDAWVSPGNAPVRCTVQANLMNPKYLVEIKVVAAK from the coding sequence ATGACCATCGAACGTATTGACCCAGAGCACCGCATGTCGGAAGCCGTGATCCATAACGACACGGTGTATTACACCAGCGTGCCGGAGAATCTGGATGAGGATGCCGAAGCGCAGACCGCCAACGCCCTCGCGGTAATTGATAAGCTGCTGACGCGCGTCGGCTCAGATAAAAGTAAGATTCTGGATGCCACCATTTTTCTGGTGCACAAAGAAGATTTTGCCGCGATGAATCGCGCGTGGGATGCCTGGGTCTCGCCGGGTAATGCGCCCGTGCGCTGCACCGTACAGGCCAATTTGATGAACCCGAAATATCTGGTCGAAATTAAAGTGGTTGCCGCGAAGTAA
- the pabB gene encoding aminodeoxychorismate synthase component 1, which translates to MSPVYHPLKYTPDALADRFATLSHQPWAMLLHSGFADHSDNRFDILVAQPCITLTTRGAETVIEHAAGTIVSEDDPLALLQQQLENCGLRAEHHDSLPFQGGALGLFGYDLGRRFEKLPATAQQQLTTPDMAVGIYDWALIADHHQQKLTLVVHGDVQARLDWLDDQQAAAQPAFRLTSSWQANMSRQEYGDKFRQVQQWLLSGDCYQVNLAQRFNASYAGDEWQAFRQLCAANRAPFSAFLRLPDSAILSQSPERFIKLQRQQIETRPIKGTLPRLADPVADRLQGEKLAQSPKDRSENLMIVDLLRNDIGRVATPGSVKVPELFVVEPFPAVHHLVSTITAELKPALSACDLLRACFPGGSITGAPKVRAMEIIEELEPQRRNAWCGSIGYLSVCGRMDTSITIRTLIAERGTLYCAAGGGIVADSEEAAEYQETFDKVNRILPCLEQLTDDA; encoded by the coding sequence ATGTCGCCTGTCTATCATCCTCTGAAGTATACGCCAGATGCGCTGGCCGATCGGTTTGCCACCCTTTCCCATCAGCCATGGGCAATGCTGCTGCACTCCGGCTTTGCCGACCACAGCGATAACCGCTTTGATATCCTGGTGGCTCAGCCGTGTATCACTCTCACCACGCGCGGCGCAGAGACGGTAATCGAGCATGCAGCCGGGACGATAGTCAGTGAGGATGACCCACTCGCGCTGCTGCAGCAGCAGCTGGAAAACTGCGGCCTGCGTGCTGAGCATCATGACAGCCTGCCGTTTCAGGGCGGTGCGCTTGGCCTGTTTGGCTACGACCTCGGCCGGCGCTTTGAAAAACTGCCCGCTACAGCACAGCAGCAGCTGACCACGCCGGATATGGCGGTAGGCATTTACGACTGGGCGCTGATTGCCGATCACCACCAGCAAAAACTGACGCTGGTGGTTCATGGCGACGTGCAGGCGCGGCTGGACTGGCTGGACGATCAGCAGGCGGCAGCTCAGCCCGCCTTCCGCCTGACCAGCAGCTGGCAGGCGAATATGTCGCGTCAAGAATACGGTGACAAGTTCCGTCAAGTGCAGCAGTGGCTGCTCTCCGGCGACTGCTATCAGGTAAATCTCGCCCAACGCTTCAACGCCAGCTACGCGGGCGATGAATGGCAGGCATTCCGCCAGCTGTGTGCCGCCAACCGCGCACCGTTCAGCGCTTTTCTGCGCCTGCCGGACAGCGCAATCCTCAGCCAGTCGCCAGAAAGGTTTATCAAGCTGCAGCGTCAGCAGATTGAAACGCGCCCGATTAAAGGCACGCTGCCGCGCCTGGCCGATCCCGTGGCCGACCGCCTGCAGGGAGAGAAGCTGGCGCAGTCGCCAAAGGATCGCAGCGAGAATCTGATGATCGTCGACCTGCTGCGTAACGATATCGGGCGCGTTGCCACCCCGGGCAGCGTCAAAGTGCCCGAGCTGTTCGTGGTTGAGCCATTCCCGGCGGTGCATCATCTGGTCAGCACTATCACTGCCGAGCTAAAGCCTGCGCTTTCCGCCTGCGATCTGCTGCGCGCCTGCTTCCCGGGCGGGTCGATTACCGGTGCGCCAAAAGTGCGGGCGATGGAAATTATTGAAGAGCTGGAGCCACAGCGGCGCAATGCCTGGTGCGGCAGTATCGGCTATCTCAGCGTTTGCGGGCGCATGGACACCAGCATTACCATCCGCACGCTGATTGCCGAACGCGGCACCCTCTACTGTGCTGCCGGAGGCGGGATTGTTGCCGACAGCGAAGAAGCGGCGGAATATCAGGAAACCTTCGATAAAGTGAACCGCATTTTACCCTGCCTGGAGCAGCTGACTGATGACGCATGA
- a CDS encoding ATP-dependent DNA helicase: MADDFAADGALAQAIPGFRPREPQREMAAAVARAIEGKSELVVEAGTGTGKTYAYLAPALRSGKKVIVSTGSKALQDQLYSRDLPTVAKALKFKGSVALLKGRSNYLCLERMEQQSMAGGELAVQAMSDLVHLRGWSNETVDGDISTCGGVAEDSTIWPLVTSTNDNCLGSDCPQYKDCFVVKARRKAMDADVVVVNHHLFLADMVVKEGGFAELIPDADVMIFDEAHQVPDIASQYFGQQLSSRQLLDLAKDINIAYRTEIRDVQQLQKSADRLAQCAQDFRIALGDPGFRGNLRDLLSNQQIQRALLLLDDALELCYDVAKLSLGRSALLDAAFERAALYRGRLKRLKDVSQPGFSYWYECNSRHFVLALTPLSVSDRFREVMDERPASWIFTSATLAVNEQMTHFVDRLGVGQAETLILNSPFDFASQALLCVPRNLPSPNQPGGTRQLARMLRPLIEANNGRCFFLCTSHKVMRELAEEFRAMLTLPVLLQGETSKGQLLKQFVAAGNALLVATSSFWEGVDVRGDALSLVIIDKLPFTSPDDPLLKARMEDCKVRGGDPFDEVQLPDAVITLKQGVGRLIRDVDDRGVLVICDNRLVMRPYGAVFVNSLPPTPRTRDLDKAVAFLKPATSSNGSGGSML; this comes from the coding sequence GTGGCAGACGATTTTGCAGCAGACGGCGCCCTGGCGCAGGCTATACCCGGCTTCAGGCCGCGTGAACCACAGCGGGAGATGGCCGCCGCCGTGGCCCGGGCGATTGAGGGCAAGAGCGAACTGGTGGTCGAGGCCGGTACCGGCACCGGTAAAACCTATGCCTATCTTGCCCCGGCACTGCGCTCCGGGAAGAAAGTGATCGTCTCGACCGGTTCAAAAGCCCTGCAGGACCAGCTTTACAGCCGCGACCTGCCGACGGTCGCCAAAGCGCTGAAGTTCAAAGGCAGCGTGGCCCTGCTGAAGGGGCGCTCCAACTATCTGTGTCTGGAACGCATGGAACAGCAGTCGATGGCCGGTGGTGAACTGGCGGTGCAGGCGATGAGCGATCTCGTTCACCTGCGCGGCTGGTCAAACGAAACCGTCGATGGCGATATCAGCACCTGCGGTGGCGTGGCGGAAGACAGCACTATCTGGCCGCTGGTCACCAGTACCAACGATAACTGCCTTGGCAGCGACTGCCCGCAGTATAAAGATTGCTTCGTGGTTAAAGCCCGCCGTAAAGCGATGGATGCCGATGTGGTGGTGGTCAACCATCATCTGTTTCTCGCCGATATGGTGGTGAAAGAGGGGGGCTTTGCGGAGCTGATCCCGGATGCTGACGTGATGATCTTCGACGAAGCGCATCAGGTGCCGGATATCGCCAGTCAGTACTTTGGTCAGCAGCTCTCCAGCCGCCAGCTGCTTGACCTGGCGAAAGACATCAATATTGCCTACCGTACCGAGATCCGTGACGTCCAGCAGCTGCAAAAATCCGCCGACAGGCTGGCGCAGTGCGCCCAGGATTTCCGCATCGCGCTGGGCGACCCCGGTTTTCGCGGCAACCTGCGCGATTTACTGAGCAATCAGCAGATTCAGCGCGCGCTGCTGCTGCTCGATGACGCGCTGGAACTCTGTTACGACGTGGCGAAGCTCTCGCTGGGGCGCTCTGCACTGCTGGATGCCGCCTTTGAGCGCGCCGCGCTCTACCGCGGGCGTTTAAAGCGCCTGAAAGATGTTTCGCAGCCGGGATTCAGCTACTGGTATGAGTGCAACTCGCGCCACTTTGTGCTGGCGCTGACGCCGCTCTCGGTGTCCGATCGCTTCCGCGAAGTGATGGATGAGCGTCCGGCCAGCTGGATCTTTACCTCGGCAACGCTGGCGGTGAATGAGCAGATGACCCACTTTGTCGACCGCCTAGGCGTCGGCCAGGCAGAGACGCTGATCCTCAACAGTCCGTTTGATTTCGCCAGCCAGGCGCTGCTGTGCGTGCCGCGTAATCTGCCCTCACCAAATCAACCCGGCGGGACGCGCCAGCTGGCACGCATGCTGCGCCCACTGATTGAAGCCAACAACGGGCGCTGCTTCTTCCTGTGTACCTCGCACAAGGTGATGCGCGAGCTGGCGGAAGAGTTTCGCGCCATGCTGACCTTACCCGTGCTGCTGCAGGGCGAAACCAGCAAAGGCCAGCTGCTTAAGCAGTTTGTCGCGGCGGGTAATGCCCTGCTGGTGGCAACCAGCAGCTTCTGGGAAGGGGTGGATGTGCGCGGTGATGCCCTGTCGCTGGTGATTATCGACAAGCTGCCGTTTACCTCGCCGGACGATCCGCTGCTAAAAGCGCGTATGGAAGACTGCAAGGTGCGCGGCGGCGATCCGTTTGATGAAGTGCAGCTGCCGGATGCGGTGATCACCCTTAAACAGGGGGTTGGCCGTCTGATCCGCGATGTTGACGATCGCGGCGTGCTGGTTATTTGTGATAACCGCCTGGTGATGCGCCCCTACGGCGCGGTTTTCGTTAACAGTTTGCCGCCGACGCCGCGTACCCGAGATTTAGACAAGGCCGTGGCGTTTCTTAAGCCAGCGACAAGCAGTAATGGATCCGGCGGCAGTATGCTATGA